TCGCCCAGGGCGACCTGATGATGGTCGGCGCGTTCATCGCCTTCGGCCTGATCGGCGTGCTCGGGCTGAACTACTGGCTCGGCTTCCTGCTGACCATCGCCGTGATGATCGTGTTCGGGTTCTTCCTGGACATCGTGGTCATCCGCCGGCTGATCGGCCAGCCGCAGTTCTCCATCGTCATGGCGACGATCGGCATCGGCTACGTGCTGCGCTTCGTCATGCCCTACGCCTACAATGTCGAGCAGATCGCCTTCCTGACGCCGTTCACCGGCAAGGCGATGCAGGTCGCCAGCGTGACGCTGGACGTCGGCAAGCTGGCGGCCATGGGCGGAACCCTGGTGCTGTGCGCGGCGCTCTATTTCTTCTTCCAGCGCACCCGGGTCGGCGTCGCCATGCAGGCGGCCTCGCAGAACCAGCTCGCCGCCTACTACATGGGCATCCCGGTGGCGATGATCTTCTCGCTGATCTGGGGCATCTCCACCGGCGTGGCGGGGATCACCGGCGTCATGATGATGCCCATCGCCAACGTCATGGATCCCTCGATCGGCTTCATCGCCATCAAGGCCTTCGCCGGCGCGGTCGTGGGCGGCTTCGGCTCGATCCCGGGCGCCCTGGTCGGCGGCATCATCATCGGCATGGTGGAGCA
The sequence above is drawn from the Minwuia thermotolerans genome and encodes:
- a CDS encoding branched-chain amino acid ABC transporter permease, encoding MQIYISLLINGLSLGCIYGLIALGFVLIYKATEVVNFAQGDLMMVGAFIAFGLIGVLGLNYWLGFLLTIAVMIVFGFFLDIVVIRRLIGQPQFSIVMATIGIGYVLRFVMPYAYNVEQIAFLTPFTGKAMQVASVTLDVGKLAAMGGTLVLCAALYFFFQRTRVGVAMQAASQNQLAAYYMGIPVAMIFSLIWGISTGVAGITGVMMMPIANVMDPSIGFIAIKAFAGAVVGGFGSIPGALVGGIIIGMVEQFSDYLL